A window from Anser cygnoides isolate HZ-2024a breed goose chromosome 1, Taihu_goose_T2T_genome, whole genome shotgun sequence encodes these proteins:
- the PRSS23 gene encoding serine protease 23, with protein MAGLSTLILLLCAAKDVMPSSPHWKPTWPSYRVPVILPQSTLNLDKPQFDAEARLDVVSPCGPACHKSSPLPTYEEVKNYLSYETLYANGSLTETEVGIYILSSSGDGSQGKSRTKRQIYGYDSRFSIFGKDFLLNYPFSTSVKLSTGCTGTLVAEKHVLTAAHCIHDGKSYVKGAQKLRVGFLKPKLKDGSKGANITNSAMPEKMKFQWIRVKRTHVPKGWIKGNANDIGMDYDYALLELKKPHKRKFMKIGVSPPARHLPGGRIHFSGYDNDRPGNLVYRFCDVKDETYDLLYQQCDAQPGASGSGVYVRMWKRQNHKWERKIIGIFSGHQWVDMNGTPQDFNVAVRITPLKYAQICYWIKGNYLDCREG; from the coding sequence ATGGCAGGCTTGTCCACGCTAATCCTCCTTTTGTGCGCTGCTAAAGATGTGATGCCCTCCAGTCCTCACTGGAAGCCAACGTGGCCTTCTTACAGAGTTCCAGTCATCCTGCCACAGTCTACCCTCAACTTGGACAAACCACAGTTTGATGCTGAAGCCAGACTGGACGTGGTTTCTCCCTGTGGCCCAGCCTGCCACAAAAGTTCTCCGCTGCCAACTTATGAAGAAGTGAAGAACTACCTGTCCTATGAAACCTTGTACGCTAACGGTAGCCTCACTGAAACCGAAGTGGGCATATACATTCTGAGCAGCAGTGGTGATGGGTCTCAAGGCAAATCTCGAACTAAGAGGCAGATCTATGGCTATGACAGCAGGTTTAGCATTTTTGGGAAGGACTTCTTGTTGAACTACCCGTTCTCCACGTCAGTGAAGCTATCTACAGGTTGCACGGGGACACTAGTGGCTGAGAAGCATGTTCTTACTGCCGCTCATTGTATCCATGATGGCAAGAGTTACGTCAAAGGAGCTCAGAAACTGCGGGTGGGCTTCCTGAAGCCCAAACTGAAAGATGGCAGCAAAGGGGCCAATATCACCAACTCAGCAATgcctgaaaaaatgaaattccagtGGATCCGAGTGAAACGGACACACGTCCCCAAAGGATGGATCAAAGGCAACGCCAATGATATTGGCATGGATTATGACTACGCCCTGCTGGAGCTCAAGAAGCCCCATAAAAGAAAGTTTATGAAGATAGGCGTGAGCCCACCAGCAAGACACTTGCCTGGAGGGAGGATTCACTTCTCTGGCTACGACAACGATCGTCCAGGAAACCTGGTGTACCGTTTCTGTGATGTCAAAGACGAAACGTATGACCTGTTGTACCAGCAGTGTGATGCCCAGCCGGGTGCGAGTGGATCTGGGGTGTACGTGAGGATGTGGAAGAGGCAGAATCATAAATGGGAACGTAAAATTATTGGAATATTTTCAGGCCATCAGTGGGTGGACATGAATGGCACGCCACAGGATTTCAATGTAGCTGTTCGCATCACACCCCTCAAATACGCACAGATCTGTTACTGGATCAAAGGCAACTACCTTGACTGCAGGGAAGGATAA